A genomic window from Brassica oleracea var. oleracea cultivar TO1000 chromosome C8, BOL, whole genome shotgun sequence includes:
- the LOC106312663 gene encoding cationic amino acid transporter 8, vacuolar: MEAQPQQDSISDDRNPRRSYWRWRKQDFFPEFSFQSLSSYKSALSATCPRLADRLLARSSDAYEIDAARRESENPMRRCLTWWDLLWLSFGSVVGSGVFVITGQEARVGAGPAVVLSYAISGLSALLSVLCYAEFGVEIPVAGGSFSYLRVELGDFIAFIAAGNILLEAIVGAAGLGRSWSSYLASLVKNDSDYFRIRVDSFANGFDLLDPVAVAVLLVANGIAMSGTKRTSWLNLITSVVTVCVIVFIVVVGFTHSKTSNLVPFFPYGAKGVVQSAAVVYWSYTGFDMVANMAEETEKPARDIPIGLVGSMSMITVVYCLMALALTMMVKYSEIDPNAAYSVAFSQIGMKWAKYLVGICALKGMTTSLLVGSLGQARYTTQIARSHMIPPWFALVHPKTGTPINATLLVTILSAVISFFTSLDVLSSVFSFATLFIFMLVAVALLVRRYYVKDVTPESGLLKFLGFLFLIVVSSVGVSALWNAGVRGWIGYAVTGVIWFIGTLGLAFLPKYRVPKVWGVPLVPWLPSFSIAMNLFLIGSLGYVAFLRFIICTTVMLLYYVFVGLHATYDVAHQPMEEAKFEGES, from the coding sequence ATGGAAGCTCAGCCGCAGCAGGACTCGATCTCCGACGACCGAAACCCCCGGAGGAGCTACTGGAGATGGAGGAAGCAAGACTTCTTCCCGGAGTTCTCTTTCCAGAGCCTCTCCTCCTACAAATCAGCTCTCTCCGCCACGTGTCCCCGCCTCGCCGACCGTCTCCTCGCGCGCTCCTCCGACGCTTACGAGATCGACGCCGCCCGCCGCGAGAGCGAGAACCCCATGCGCCGCTGCCTCACGTGGTGGGACCTCCTCTGGCTCAGCTTCGGCTCGGTGGTCGGGTCCGGCGTGTTCGTGATAACGGGCCAGGAGGCCCGCGTAGGAGCGGGCCCAGCCGTTGTGCTATCCTACGCCATCTCAGGCCTCTCGGCCTTGTTATCGGTGCTATGCTACGCCGAGTTTGGAGTCGAGATTCCTGTAGCTGGAGGCTCCTTCTCTTACCTAAGGGTTGAGTTAGGAGACTTCATAGCGTTTATAGCTGCTGGGAATATTCTCCTCGAGGCTATCGTTGGTGCTGCTGGTTTAGGGAGGTCGTGGTCTAGTTATCTAGCGAGCTTGGTTAAGAACGATTCAGATTATTTTCGGATTAGAGTCGATTCCTTTGCTAATGGATTTGATCTTCTGGATCCGGTCGCTGTGGCGGTTCTTTTAGTTGCTAACGGTATAGCAATGAGTGGGACTAAGAGGACTTCGTGGCTTAATTTGATTACTTCCGTTGTAACGGTTTGTGTTATTGTGTTTATAGTTGTTGTTGGGTTTACTCATTCTAAAACCTCAAACTTGGTTCCGTTTTTCCCTTACGGAGCGAAAGGCGTTGTTCAGTCGGCTGCTGTGGTGTACTGGTCGTACACCGGGTTTGATATGGTTGCCAACATGGCTGAGGAGACTGAGAAGCCGGCTAGGGATATACCGATTGGTTTGGTTGGGTCTATGTCTATGATCACTGTGGTTTACTGTTTGATGGCTTTGGCGTTGACTATGATGGTGAAGTACAGTGAGATTGATCCCAACGCGGCGTATTCGGTTGCTTTTTCTCAGATTGGGATGAAATGGGCTAAGTATTTGGTTGGTATATGTGCTTTGAAGGGTATGACTACAAGTCTTCTTGTTGGTTCTTTAGGACAAGCTCGGTATACGACTCAGATTGCTCGGTCTCATATGATTCCTCCGTGGTTTGCTTTGGTTCATCCGAAAACAGGAACTCCTATTAACGCTACTCTCCTTGTGACCATACTCAGCGCGGTTATCTCCTTTTTCACCAGCTTAGATGTTCTCTCGAGCGTTTTCTCTTTTGCTACGCTCTTTATTTTCATGCTCGTGGCGGTAGCGTTGCTCGTGAGACGTTACTACGTGAAGGACGTAACTCCTGAGAGTGGTTTGTTGAAGTTTCTCGGTTTTCTGTTTCTGATCGTTGTTTCTTCGGTTGGTGTATCAGCGTTGTGGAACGCAGGCGTTAGAGGCTGGATCGGTTACGCGGTGACTGGAGTCATATGGTTTATAGGGACTTTGGGATTAGCGTTTCTTCCTAAATACCGTGTTCCTAAAGTTTGGGGAGTCCCGCTTGTTCCGTGGCTGCCATCGTTTTCAATCGCCATGAACCTTTTCCTTATCGGATCACTCGGTTATGTAGCGTTCTTGAGATTCATTATATGTACCACGGTGATGCTTTTGTACTACGTATTCGTTGGTCTTCATGCAACTTATGATGTAGCTCATCAGCCCATGGAGGAAGCAAAGTTTGAAGGGGAGAGTTAA